The Lacipirellulaceae bacterium genome includes a region encoding these proteins:
- a CDS encoding sulfite exporter TauE/SafE family protein → MQPWHWELLLIPVGFAAGVINTIAGGGSFLTLPALMFFGGLEPKLANGTNRVAVLVSNLSATTTFRKAGHWDRQLTWRLALPVVLGSIPGAWIAATLDPFLFKKIFGVLFLLMALVVWRKPQLLTAADREAYESPWLEALLFFVIGLYVGFIQAGTGLLLLLGIGLFHARELVNANAVKNAVGLIITVAALGVFVYHDQVAWRPGLIMAAGNLAGGIVGAKLAMKKGERLVLAFLLVVMVATGVKLLTS, encoded by the coding sequence ATGCAACCTTGGCACTGGGAACTTCTGCTTATACCGGTCGGCTTTGCTGCGGGCGTGATTAATACGATTGCTGGTGGCGGTTCGTTTCTGACGCTGCCGGCTTTGATGTTTTTTGGAGGGCTAGAACCGAAGCTCGCCAACGGGACAAATCGGGTTGCTGTTTTAGTATCGAATCTTTCGGCAACGACGACTTTTCGGAAGGCGGGACATTGGGATCGGCAACTCACATGGCGGTTAGCGTTGCCGGTGGTGTTGGGGTCAATTCCTGGGGCGTGGATCGCGGCGACGCTCGATCCGTTTTTGTTTAAGAAGATCTTCGGCGTGCTCTTCTTGTTGATGGCGTTGGTCGTGTGGCGGAAGCCGCAGTTGCTGACGGCTGCGGACCGCGAAGCCTACGAGTCGCCGTGGCTTGAAGCCCTTCTGTTCTTCGTGATCGGTCTCTACGTAGGCTTCATTCAAGCAGGCACGGGGCTGTTGCTGCTGCTAGGGATCGGGCTATTCCACGCCCGTGAGTTGGTAAACGCAAACGCCGTGAAGAACGCGGTGGGACTGATCATCACGGTGGCCGCGCTAGGCGTCTTCGTTTATCACGACCAGGTCGCTTGGCGGCCCGGATTGATCATGGCCGCGGGAAATTTAGCCGGCGGCATCGTCGGGGCGAAACTGGCGATGAAAAAGGGCGAGCGGCTGGTGCTGGCGTTCTTGCTCGTCGTGATGGTGGCGACGGGGGTGAAGTTACTAACTTCCTAG